A DNA window from Zingiber officinale cultivar Zhangliang chromosome 3A, Zo_v1.1, whole genome shotgun sequence contains the following coding sequences:
- the LOC122052870 gene encoding surfeit locus protein 6-like — protein MAKKDGRASSTTARDTNVDLKALIDTHSLFFDRLVELIPARYYLPLNEDKPWFHGLSKIQKAAVKAESRENIKKSRRARFDPAKSTTTTLDHLKKSIDAANAAAETSEGEEDEESGESENDVENPRPSIFEGPSLTYEELRKRLHNRIDELRSGRNTRPQLLIQQRPDKVEKRSKNRKKDEKENDSASDRKKEEATESSKGNTKRKMANRDGGACAPDISFGKINVGGEDNDRRKKRKLSKKHQLENAKKLVQAKKDPEKGAVVSKKHSWKAAVSRAAGVKVHDDPKLLKESMKKDKKRQQKHAESWKERIKIMEKSKAEKQKTRAANIKERIHQKRTRRIEKREKKLMRPGFEGRKEGYINR, from the coding sequence ATGGCGAAAAAAGACGGCCGAGCTTCTTCCACCACCGCCCGCGACACCAACGTCGACCTCAAAGCCCTAATCGACACCCACTCCCTCTTCTTCGATCGCCTAGTGGAGCTCATCCCCGCGCGCTACTACCTTCCCCTCAACGAGGACAAACCCTGGTTCCATGGCCTCTCCAAGATTCAGAAGGCCGCCGTCAAGGCAGAATCCCGGGAAAACATTAAGAAATCTCGCCGCGCTCGTTTCGACCCCGCCAagtccaccaccaccaccctcgATCACCTAAAGAAGAGTATAGATGCCGCGAATGCTGCTGCAGAAACTAGCGAgggtgaagaagatgaagaaagcgGCGAGAGTGAGAACGACGTCGAGAACCCCCGTCCGTCCATCTTCGAGGGTCCCTCCCTCACGTACGAGGAGCTCCGGAAGCGACTTCACAATCGCATCGATGAGCTTCGATCTGGTCGCAATACCCGGCCACAGCTTCTGATCCAGCAGAGGCCGGATAAGGTGGAGAAGAGGAGCAAAAATAGGAAGAAGGACGAGAAGGAAAATGATTCAGCTTCTGATAGAAAGAAGGAAGAGGCGACTGAGTCCAGCAAGGGGAATACGAAAAGGAAGATGGCAAACCGTGATGGAGGCGCTTGTGCTCCTGATATCTCATTCGGGAAGATCAATGTGGGAGGCGAGGACAATGATAGGAGGAAAAAGAGGAAGCTTTCTAAGAAGCATCAGCTGGAAAATGCCAAGAAGTTGGTGCAAGCCAAGAAAGATCCTGAGAAGGGAGCAGTGGTCTCCAAGAAGCATTCTTGGAAGGCAGCTGTGAGCAGAGCTGCAGGTGTTAAGGTACATGATGACCCAAAACTGTTAAAAGAGAGCATGAAGAAGGACAAGAAGAGGCAACAGAAGCATGCGGAGAGCTGGAAGGAGAGGATTAAGATCATGGAAAAATCTAAGGCTGAGAAGCAGAAGACAAGGGCAGCAAATATAAAAGAAAGGATCCACCAGAAAAGGACGAGGCGCAtcgagaagagggagaagaaatTGATGCGCCCAGGCTTTGAAGGTCGGAAGGAAGGATACATTAATAGATGA
- the LOC122052872 gene encoding protein NUCLEOLAR COMPLEX ASSOCIATED 4-like, with the protein MAPVLTSKKRTKPQASESTKKKKSKKENSSSGGSLSLDNVKALGHQLLSSRAHINNLPVLISLLSPAAPLDLAIESLVSLQSFFLPLLREIPSSSSVLRKRSETRTFDGEEKDPESVYKVWIRQRLDDFVDKLIEIAVSEQSADAVRDVALEAIMDFVKLGKDGRFQLGVYNRFLHGIVSSTSAVDPLIDLLGSKYFKYIDIRYFTYTCMEKIIKNLESRIMSEFGNVSLHDDEEISKAGKVDFAVHIIYNLLSQFPPLELEKEQSYATWSELGLSFEEPENISSNDLISDTEPHGLKKANKNVPSISHISKKIRLRFTKAWISFLRLPLPVDVYKQVLASLHQSIIPYMTNPSILCDFLTRSYDIGGVISVMALNGLFILMTQCGVEYPKFYGKLYALLTPAVFMTKFRASFFHLLDTCLKSSYFPAYLAAAFAKKFSRLALSVPPSGELIIIALIHNLLRRHPSINFLVHQPLGQENNDVPMENTGSIEESRDPAVSKKIGTDPFDDNESDPAKSNAMRSSLWEIETLRHHYSPAVSRFVASLENDLTVRAKTSEVTVADFASGSYATVFRDEIRRRIKQVPLAFYQVIPPSLFSDSDFPGWTFGIQNNEKQETKAAPNEVAA; encoded by the exons ATGGCTCCCGTTCTTACGTCGAAGAAGCGGACGAAGCCCCAAGCGAGCgagagcacgaagaagaagaaatccaagaaagaGAATTCGAGTAGCGGTGGTTCCCTATCGCTTGACAACGTCAAAGCTCTCGGCCACCAGCTCCTCTCCTCCCGCGCTCACATCAACAACCTCCCCGTCCTCATCTCCCTCCTCTCCCCTGCAGCTCCCCTCGACCTCGCCATCGAGTCCCTCGTATCGCTGCAGTCCTTCTTCCTCCCACTTCTCCGAGAGATTCCATCCTCCTCGTCCGTCTTGCGCAAGCGCTCCGAGACACGCACATTTGATGGAGAGGAGAAAGACCCCGAGTCGGTTTATAAGGTCTGGATAAGGCAGAGGTTGGATGATTTCGTGGACAAGCTTATTGAGATTGCCGTGTCAGAACAATCTGCAGACGCCGTCAGG GATGTTGCTTTGGAGGCAATAATGGATTTTGTCAAGTTGGGAAAGGACGGAAGGTTCCAGCTTGGTGTTTATAACAGGTTTCTGCATGGAATT GTAAGTTCTACATCAGCCGTTGACCCTTTAATAGACTTGCTTGGATCGAAGTATTTCAAGTACATAGATATTCG ATATTTTACCTATACATGCATGGAGAAGATTATTAAGAACTTGGAATCAAGAATTATGAGCG AATTTGGAAATGTCAGTTTACACGATGATGAAGAGATATCTAAAGCTGG TAAGGTAGACTTTGCTGTTCATATTATATACAACTTGTTGTCTCAATTCCCTCCATTAGAACTTGAGAAAGAACAAAGTTATGCGACTTGGAGTGAATTGG GTCTTTCATTCGAGGAGCCAGAAAATATTTCTAGTAATGATCTGATTTCGGATACAGAGCCGCATGGTTTGAAGAAAGCTAACAAAAAT GTCCCATCCATAAGTCACATTTCTAAAAAAATTAGGTTAAGATTCACCAAGGCTTGGATTTCCTTTCTTAGATTACCACTTCCTGTTGATGTGTACAAGCAG GTTCTCGCATCACTTCACCAGAGCATTATCCCATATATGACAAACCCTTCTATCCTGTG TGACTTCTTGACTAGATCGTATGACATTGGAGGTGTGATTAGTGTGATGGCACTTAATGGTCTTTTCATTCTTATGACACAATGTGGTGTGGAATATCCCAAGTTCTACGGAAAACTTTATGCATTGTTAACACCAgctgtttttatgacaaaatttCGTGCATCATTTTTCCAT CTCCTGGATACCTGTCTCAAATCGTCTTATTTTCCAGCATACCTCGCTGCTGCTTTTGCAAAAAAGTTTAGCAGATTGGCTCTGTCTGTACCACCATCTGGGGAATTGATTATTATTGCTTTAATTCACAATCTATTGCGCAGGCAtccatcaattaattttttagttCATCAG CCTCTAGGTCAGGAAAACAATGATGTACCTATGGAAAATACTGGCTCTATTGAGGAATCAAGGGATCCAGCCGTGAGCAAGAAAATTGGTACAGATCCATTTGATGATAACGAAAGTGATCCTGCAAAGTCAAATGCCATGA GAAGTTCATTATGGGAAATTGAAACCCTCCGACATCACTACTCTCCAGCAGTCTCCAG ATTTGTGGCTTCACTTGAAAATGATCTTACGGTTAGAGCCAAAACATCTGAAGTCACTGTTGCAGATTTTGCTTCTGGATCTTATGCCACAGTTTTTAGAGATGAG ATCCGCCGACGAATTAAACAGGTTCCACTTGCTTTTTACCAAGTAATCCCCCCCTCGCTGTTTAGTGACTCCGACTTCCCTGGCTGGACTTTTGGCATTCAAAATAACGAGAAGCAAGAAACAAAAGCTGCACCAAATGAGGTGGCAGCGTGA